From one Flavobacteriales bacterium genomic stretch:
- a CDS encoding ComF family protein — translation MGKARSTLGLLMHDAWGLLVPLRCAGCDTALLSHEDCLCEACLRELPRTRFNHDPLNPVERLFHGRIELAAAGALLTFSAKGMVQRILHRIKYKHDREMGMLLGRMMGEELAACDRFKGLDGVIAVPLHPRKERVRGYNQSRLLADGIGTVLNVQPLHAQLRRAERTSTQTRKGRLDRWRNVNEAFVIKDEAALRDRHVLLVDDVVTTGATAEACAAAILEAPGARVSFFSAATA, via the coding sequence ATGGGAAAAGCACGCAGCACGCTGGGCCTGTTGATGCACGACGCCTGGGGCCTCCTGGTGCCGCTGCGCTGCGCGGGCTGCGACACCGCGCTGCTAAGCCATGAGGATTGCCTGTGCGAGGCCTGCCTGCGCGAACTGCCGCGCACACGCTTCAACCATGATCCGCTGAACCCGGTGGAGCGGCTCTTCCATGGAAGGATCGAACTGGCTGCGGCCGGTGCGCTGCTCACCTTCAGTGCAAAGGGCATGGTGCAGCGCATCCTCCATCGGATCAAGTACAAGCACGATCGCGAGATGGGCATGCTCCTGGGCCGCATGATGGGTGAAGAGCTGGCTGCATGCGACCGATTCAAGGGGCTCGATGGCGTGATCGCCGTGCCCTTGCACCCGCGCAAGGAGCGTGTGCGCGGCTACAACCAGAGCCGCCTGCTGGCCGATGGGATCGGCACCGTGCTGAACGTGCAGCCCTTGCACGCGCAGCTCCGGCGCGCCGAGCGGACCAGCACCCAGACCCGAAAGGGCCGCCTTGACCGCTGGCGCAATGTGAACGAGGCCTTCGTGATCAAGGACGAAGCCGCGCTGCGCGACCGTCATGTGCTCCTGGTGGATGACGTGGTGACCACCGGCGCCACCGCCGAGGCGTGCGCAGCCGCGATCCTCGAAGCTCCGGGCGCGCGCGTGAGCTTCTTCTCCGCTGCCACCGCCTAG
- a CDS encoding amidohydrolase produces the protein MPDLRATIVQRMLHWEDAAANRSMLAEAIAPLQGSTDLIVLPEMFTTGFSMRSAELAEAMDGPTVDWMSSQAASLDAALYGSAIIKQDGKCFNRGLFVTPDGEVTAYDKRHLFRFAGETEHYAAGSERVVVSWRGWRILLQICFDLRFPVFSRNKGDYDAVLYVANWPEARRFPWSQLLIARAIENQCYVAGVNRVGMDGKGIHYSGDSVIIDPRGEAIAGVERSHEGMASAVLGWEALEDFRAKFPVAREADDFELRP, from the coding sequence ATGCCGGATCTGAGGGCCACCATCGTGCAGCGCATGCTCCATTGGGAGGATGCCGCTGCCAATCGCAGCATGCTCGCCGAGGCCATCGCGCCGTTGCAGGGCTCCACGGACCTGATCGTGCTGCCGGAGATGTTCACCACCGGCTTCAGCATGCGCAGCGCGGAGCTCGCCGAAGCCATGGATGGCCCCACGGTGGACTGGATGAGTTCACAGGCCGCATCGCTCGATGCGGCCTTGTATGGCAGCGCCATCATCAAGCAGGATGGCAAGTGCTTCAACCGGGGCCTCTTCGTGACGCCCGATGGTGAAGTGACCGCGTATGACAAGCGCCACCTCTTCCGCTTCGCGGGCGAGACGGAGCACTATGCCGCAGGCAGCGAGCGCGTGGTGGTTTCCTGGCGCGGATGGCGCATCCTGCTGCAGATCTGCTTCGACCTGCGCTTCCCGGTATTCTCGCGCAATAAGGGCGATTATGATGCGGTCCTTTACGTGGCCAATTGGCCGGAGGCGCGGCGCTTCCCGTGGAGCCAGCTGTTGATCGCGCGTGCCATCGAGAACCAATGCTATGTGGCGGGCGTGAACCGCGTGGGCATGGACGGCAAGGGCATCCACTACAGCGGCGACAGCGTGATCATCGATCCGCGCGGCGAAGCGATCGCGGGCGTTGAGCGATCGCACGAGGGCATGGCGAGCGCGGTGCTCGGATGGGAGGCGCTGGAGGATTTCCGCGCGAAGTTCCCGGTGGCCAGGGAAGCCGATGATTTCGAGCTTCGGCCCTAG
- a CDS encoding pyridoxal phosphate-dependent aminotransferase, with translation MPLTPRSKLPDVGTTIFSVMSQLAHEHGAINLGQGFPDFPIDERLSDLVHSAMRAGHNQYAPMPGLPALREAIAAKAARLYGHAYDPGSEVTITAGGTQAIFTIIAAVVHAGDEVIIVDPAYDCYAPAVELFGGTAVHVRLGADMRFDHEAVAQAITPRTRLLMINTPHNPAGTILRDADMQRIAAMLRGTDILLLSDEVYEHLVFDGEPHASVICYPELRERAFTVFSFGKVFHATGWKMGYALAPKELMGELRKVHQFNVFSVSTPMQHALAGYIADPSNYAQVHALYQAKRDRFAEGMRGSRFRLLPCEGSYFQTADYSAISDEGDRAFAERVTRDHGVASIPLSPFYKQPRMDQRLLRFCFAKRDDTLDAAIERLCRI, from the coding sequence ATGCCCTTGACCCCGCGCTCAAAGCTGCCCGACGTGGGCACCACGATCTTCTCCGTGATGAGCCAGCTCGCCCACGAGCATGGTGCCATCAATTTGGGGCAGGGCTTCCCCGACTTTCCCATTGATGAGCGCCTGAGCGACCTGGTGCATTCCGCCATGCGCGCTGGCCACAACCAGTATGCGCCCATGCCAGGGCTGCCTGCGCTGCGCGAGGCCATAGCTGCCAAGGCGGCGCGACTCTATGGCCATGCTTACGATCCCGGCTCCGAGGTCACCATCACCGCAGGTGGAACGCAAGCCATCTTCACCATCATCGCGGCCGTGGTGCATGCGGGCGATGAGGTCATCATCGTTGATCCAGCCTACGATTGCTACGCCCCAGCCGTGGAGCTTTTTGGCGGCACGGCGGTGCATGTTCGCCTCGGTGCTGATATGCGCTTCGACCATGAAGCCGTGGCGCAGGCCATCACCCCGCGCACCCGCTTGCTCATGATCAACACGCCGCACAATCCTGCGGGTACCATCCTGCGCGATGCGGATATGCAGCGCATAGCGGCGATGCTGCGGGGAACCGACATCCTGCTGCTGAGCGACGAGGTGTACGAGCACTTGGTCTTCGACGGCGAGCCGCATGCATCGGTGATCTGCTATCCGGAATTGCGCGAGCGGGCCTTCACGGTCTTCAGCTTCGGTAAGGTCTTCCACGCCACCGGCTGGAAGATGGGCTATGCGCTTGCTCCGAAGGAGCTGATGGGCGAGCTCCGCAAGGTGCACCAGTTCAATGTCTTCAGCGTGAGCACGCCCATGCAGCACGCGCTTGCCGGCTACATCGCGGATCCATCCAATTACGCTCAGGTTCACGCGCTCTACCAGGCCAAGCGCGACCGCTTCGCTGAGGGCATGCGCGGCTCGCGCTTCCGCCTGCTGCCCTGCGAAGGCAGCTACTTCCAGACCGCTGATTACAGTGCCATCAGCGATGAGGGCGATCGCGCCTTCGCCGAGCGCGTGACGCGCGACCATGGCGTTGCGAGCATTCCGCTATCGCCTTTCTACAAGCAGCCGCGCATGGATCAGCGGCTGCTCCGCTTCTGCTTCGCCAAGCGCGACGATACCTTGGACGCCGCCATCGAGCGCCTATGCCGGATCTGA
- the dcm gene encoding DNA (cytosine-5-)-methyltransferase — protein sequence MKEPIRVVELFAGVGGFRIGLERASERFRVVWSNQWEPARKKQDASEVYVARFGAHGHENRDIATVTAGSIPDHDLLVGGFPCQDYSVAKTLKQAKGIAGKKGVLWWEIHRILEAKRPPFLFLENVDRLLKSPVKQRGRDFAVMLASLADLGYAVEWRVINAADYGMPQRRRRVFFLGCHASTRMADEMKGANPWEWIASTGLFAEAFPAAMGPSGVAAFSIEGDLAQVTQRFNIGKGATKGPFAEAGMMHGRKVWTTRVVPAYDGARTTLGSVLQPEGKVPASFRISAHQLAQWKYLKGSKNETRTSKSNGFAYRYSEGSMVFPDALDKPSRTIITGEGGSSPSRFKHVVRTGKGILRRLTPIELERLNMFPDDHTKGASDARRAFFMGNALVVGIVERVGAVLKERAEQEAAPPRMKSTGLRAGRKP from the coding sequence ATGAAGGAACCGATCCGGGTGGTAGAGCTGTTCGCGGGCGTCGGTGGATTCCGCATCGGGCTCGAGCGGGCATCAGAGCGCTTCCGGGTGGTGTGGAGCAACCAATGGGAGCCGGCTCGGAAGAAGCAGGATGCCTCGGAGGTCTATGTCGCACGCTTCGGTGCGCATGGCCATGAGAACCGCGACATCGCGACGGTAACGGCCGGCTCGATCCCCGACCACGATCTGCTCGTGGGCGGCTTCCCCTGTCAGGACTACTCCGTTGCCAAGACCCTGAAGCAGGCCAAGGGCATCGCGGGGAAGAAAGGCGTGCTCTGGTGGGAGATCCACCGCATCCTCGAGGCCAAGCGCCCGCCATTTCTCTTCCTCGAGAACGTTGATCGCCTGCTCAAATCACCGGTGAAGCAGCGCGGGCGAGACTTCGCCGTGATGCTGGCCTCGCTGGCCGATCTCGGCTATGCCGTGGAATGGCGCGTGATCAATGCTGCTGATTACGGCATGCCGCAGCGCAGGCGGCGCGTCTTCTTCCTGGGCTGCCATGCCAGCACACGCATGGCCGACGAGATGAAGGGAGCGAATCCATGGGAGTGGATCGCGAGCACCGGGCTCTTCGCCGAGGCGTTCCCCGCAGCTATGGGCCCATCGGGCGTTGCGGCGTTCAGCATCGAAGGCGACCTCGCACAGGTGACGCAGCGATTCAACATAGGGAAGGGCGCGACCAAGGGACCCTTCGCGGAAGCCGGCATGATGCATGGCCGGAAGGTTTGGACCACACGCGTAGTGCCGGCCTACGATGGTGCGCGGACCACGCTCGGCTCGGTGCTTCAACCAGAAGGCAAGGTGCCCGCCAGCTTTCGGATCAGCGCGCACCAGCTCGCGCAATGGAAATACCTGAAGGGGAGCAAGAACGAGACGCGCACCAGCAAGAGCAACGGTTTCGCGTACCGCTATTCCGAGGGCTCCATGGTCTTCCCGGATGCATTGGATAAGCCATCGCGCACCATCATCACCGGCGAGGGTGGATCATCACCATCCCGATTCAAGCATGTGGTGCGCACCGGCAAAGGCATCCTGCGCAGGCTCACCCCCATCGAGCTCGAGCGCCTCAACATGTTCCCCGACGACCACACCAAGGGAGCCAGCGATGCAAGGCGCGCCTTCTTCATGGGCAATGCGCTCGTGGTGGGCATCGTGGAAAGAGTGGGCGCGGTGCTGAAGGAGCGCGCAGAGCAGGAAGCAGCTCCTCCCCGCATGAAGAGCACCGGTCTGAGAGCGGGGCGCAAGCCCTGA
- a CDS encoding gliding motility-associated C-terminal domain-containing protein — MLPTRGKAFWTTFMQNGFGAQALRIHVASENATNGTVSMPLLGWSQAFSVAANGVTVIDVPTSAELSGSGSAQGKGVLIQAQDTVNVYMASLQNYTHDLSQVLPVNSLGTLYRVDAHHGLPNFNNLHKSEFAVLAIEDGTQVRITPSANTANGQPAGVPFIVNLNAGQAYQVQAATDLLNLTGSLIEGTDQSGPCRTFVVLGGTMCGTSPAGCSACDHIFEQCLPVTAWGTRYHTVMASGIAVMTYRILAHQDGTLVTIDGGAPIALNAGQRHEVSGSTAPACIEANLPISVAQLLEGYSCAGAGDPSLMLLSPDDRASRSARFHTSNNAQVNAHSVSIVVPASATGQVQIDGVPLNPALFQAYAACSDRKHARIPITAGAHRITCPVGFQAYAIGTGAGESYASSVNNIASVTAPQDSVVCGSGPLTLNSPFALNNAEWVALSDPLVVIGTGNSITITPTQSESYRVSGQLPVSGCPSEFTFHVGSPLTIPTLLSANGQPSINVCQYQPVQLSLEPPPDPAWFNVSWWPVASLSDAASNSPLATPSATTWYGVQVSSPSGCGDMTDSILVTVQPGAIVEMETTAQPATVCLGNTTQLSSQVLRRLASDAFEAPADPMWSAVQGGTISTACGSASGTALYFNGNGQRSAQTVAYITTGGGVVRFKLKIANGSAPCEDADPGDDIVLEYSNNNGINWNVIATYNEAAFPGFAPVNAAIPSAAQTASTMFRLRQLANQGAGHDNWAIDDFLIARYDDGFASYAWSQPSTLNDPASPAPTATPTASGWYVLSATDPTAGCIYQDSVFVTVAPAFQLNVTPSTTLCSINGVQLNANPSSGSNIAYAWSPANGSLSDPSIENPIATPSQNTTYTVTATSGDGCTASGQTTITVGQLFGLSITAAQTTLCQGQSTALEALVNGSGAMTYSWQGVGLNDNAIPDPTATPTSTTTYTCTATHVPTGCQLTASITITVNSGYTADAGPDLTLCSTLGHQLSVQHNVPGAIYSWSPAANLNSGSIQSPSILVDATATYTVTVTDAFGCSVSDQLTITRAFAGVPSAQAVSACADAPPTLTAPAIGVGYLWSTGATTPSIVPNQSGPHTVTITDANGCQAISTFNVTLHPVPAVELGPDLNVCGNAPQTLNAGNTGAAYTWSTGDQTQAINVSVSGNYSVTVTTPQGCSASDAVNVQFNALPVDALQDASACITSPPTLDAGNPGSSYAWSTGATTQSITPSGSGAYTVTVTTAQGCSASFDALVTLAPEISVSLGNDTTICQGQPILLDAGNAGASFAWSTGAQTQSISTGEAGNYSVTVSNGYCAATDAIAIDVAPAPVNALSDVLRCVGESATLNAGNAGATYLWSTGVTTQSITVSASGSYSVTVTNAAGCAGTFSANAEFIAPPSVELGQDTVLCEGQLLQLDAGNPGCTYQWSNGSTSRAIMVGTPGTYSVTAHNGACSRSDAITVHFNPSPARMAVNEFHACLDDEPRYVVIDAGNAGSRYDWSTGATTRVIMASAYGWYYVHITNQYDCSTADSARVIEHCPATIFIPNTFTPNGDGVNDIFIPQGKSIATMVLRIFDRWGEQLFESDDPAVGWDGTYAGANVPDDVYVWRLEYAFFLDKDGTIGVTQNQLGHIQVLR, encoded by the coding sequence ATGCTGCCTACGCGCGGCAAGGCTTTCTGGACCACCTTCATGCAGAACGGATTCGGGGCGCAAGCCCTGCGGATCCACGTGGCCAGTGAGAATGCGACGAATGGAACGGTGAGCATGCCGCTGCTGGGCTGGAGCCAAGCCTTCAGCGTGGCCGCCAATGGCGTAACGGTGATCGATGTGCCAACGAGCGCCGAGTTGAGCGGCTCGGGCTCAGCGCAGGGCAAAGGCGTGCTGATCCAGGCGCAGGACACGGTGAACGTGTACATGGCGAGCTTGCAGAACTACACCCACGACCTGAGCCAAGTGCTGCCGGTGAACTCCCTGGGCACCCTGTACCGGGTCGACGCGCACCATGGCCTTCCCAATTTCAATAACCTGCACAAGAGCGAATTCGCGGTACTGGCCATAGAGGACGGCACGCAAGTGCGCATCACGCCATCGGCCAATACCGCCAATGGGCAACCCGCCGGCGTACCCTTCATCGTGAACCTGAACGCTGGACAGGCCTACCAGGTGCAGGCTGCCACCGACTTGCTGAACCTGACCGGCAGCCTGATCGAAGGCACCGATCAGAGCGGGCCATGCCGCACCTTCGTGGTGCTTGGCGGTACCATGTGCGGAACCTCGCCGGCTGGATGCTCGGCTTGCGACCACATCTTCGAGCAATGCCTGCCCGTTACCGCTTGGGGCACGCGCTACCATACCGTGATGGCCAGCGGCATCGCCGTGATGACCTACCGGATCCTGGCGCATCAGGACGGCACGCTGGTCACCATCGACGGAGGCGCGCCGATCGCGCTCAATGCCGGGCAGCGCCATGAGGTGAGCGGGAGCACCGCGCCCGCATGCATCGAGGCGAACCTGCCGATCAGCGTCGCGCAGCTCCTGGAGGGCTATTCATGCGCCGGTGCCGGAGACCCTTCGTTGATGCTGCTTTCACCGGACGATCGCGCCTCACGGAGCGCCCGGTTCCACACGAGCAACAATGCCCAAGTGAATGCGCACAGCGTGAGCATCGTTGTGCCGGCATCGGCCACGGGGCAGGTCCAGATCGATGGCGTGCCGTTGAACCCAGCGCTCTTCCAGGCCTACGCCGCTTGCAGCGACCGGAAGCATGCCCGGATCCCGATCACGGCTGGTGCGCACCGCATCACGTGCCCCGTCGGCTTCCAGGCCTACGCCATCGGCACTGGCGCTGGTGAGAGCTACGCATCATCCGTGAATAACATCGCCTCGGTGACCGCGCCACAGGACAGCGTGGTGTGCGGATCAGGCCCGCTCACGCTCAACAGCCCCTTCGCACTGAACAATGCCGAATGGGTGGCCCTGAGCGATCCGCTAGTCGTTATCGGAACGGGTAACAGCATCACCATCACGCCCACGCAGAGCGAGAGTTACCGCGTGAGCGGCCAGCTGCCGGTGAGCGGCTGCCCCAGCGAATTCACCTTCCACGTGGGAAGCCCGCTCACCATACCCACCCTGCTCTCGGCCAACGGCCAACCGTCGATCAACGTGTGCCAGTACCAGCCCGTGCAGCTCAGCTTGGAGCCGCCACCGGATCCCGCATGGTTCAACGTGAGTTGGTGGCCCGTGGCCAGCTTGAGCGATGCCGCTTCGAATTCTCCGCTGGCCACACCATCAGCAACCACGTGGTACGGTGTGCAGGTCTCAAGCCCGAGCGGATGCGGGGATATGACCGACAGCATCCTGGTAACCGTGCAGCCCGGAGCGATCGTGGAGATGGAGACCACGGCGCAGCCCGCCACGGTTTGCCTCGGCAATACCACCCAACTGAGCAGCCAGGTGCTGCGGCGCCTGGCCAGCGATGCCTTCGAGGCCCCTGCGGATCCGATGTGGTCCGCCGTTCAGGGAGGCACCATCAGCACGGCATGCGGCAGCGCCTCCGGAACAGCGCTCTACTTCAACGGCAACGGACAGCGCAGCGCGCAGACCGTGGCCTACATCACCACGGGAGGCGGCGTCGTGCGCTTCAAATTGAAGATCGCGAATGGGTCCGCGCCCTGCGAGGATGCCGATCCGGGCGATGACATCGTGCTCGAATACTCGAACAACAACGGCATCAATTGGAACGTCATCGCCACGTACAATGAGGCGGCCTTCCCTGGCTTCGCACCGGTGAACGCTGCCATTCCGTCGGCGGCGCAGACCGCGAGCACCATGTTCCGCTTGCGCCAATTGGCCAACCAAGGTGCGGGACACGACAACTGGGCCATTGACGATTTCCTGATCGCGCGATACGACGACGGCTTCGCGAGCTACGCCTGGTCGCAGCCCTCCACATTGAATGATCCTGCGAGCCCTGCGCCCACCGCCACGCCGACAGCCAGCGGCTGGTACGTGCTGAGCGCGACGGATCCAACGGCCGGCTGCATCTATCAGGACTCGGTGTTCGTCACCGTGGCCCCGGCATTCCAACTGAATGTCACGCCCAGCACCACGCTTTGCTCGATCAATGGCGTGCAACTGAACGCGAACCCCAGCTCAGGGTCGAACATCGCCTATGCCTGGTCGCCGGCCAACGGGTCCCTCAGCGACCCTTCAATCGAAAACCCGATTGCCACTCCCTCGCAAAACACCACGTACACCGTGACCGCCACCAGTGGCGATGGTTGCACGGCTTCCGGGCAGACCACGATCACCGTGGGTCAGCTCTTCGGGCTGAGCATCACGGCAGCGCAGACCACGCTTTGCCAGGGACAGAGCACCGCGCTTGAAGCCCTGGTGAACGGGAGTGGCGCCATGACCTACTCGTGGCAGGGCGTTGGGTTGAACGACAATGCCATCCCTGATCCCACGGCCACACCCACCAGCACCACCACCTACACGTGCACGGCCACACATGTTCCGACCGGTTGCCAGCTTACCGCATCAATCACCATCACCGTGAACTCGGGCTACACCGCCGATGCCGGCCCCGACCTCACGCTTTGCTCCACGCTCGGCCATCAGCTCTCCGTGCAGCACAATGTACCCGGCGCCATCTACAGCTGGTCTCCTGCGGCGAACCTGAACTCGGGCAGCATCCAGTCGCCATCGATCCTCGTGGATGCCACCGCCACCTACACCGTGACCGTGACCGATGCCTTCGGCTGCTCCGTGAGCGATCAATTGACCATCACGCGCGCATTCGCCGGGGTTCCTTCGGCCCAGGCCGTGAGTGCTTGCGCCGATGCGCCGCCAACGCTCACCGCACCTGCCATCGGCGTGGGCTACCTATGGAGCACGGGCGCCACAACGCCTTCGATCGTGCCCAACCAGAGCGGGCCGCACACCGTGACCATCACCGACGCCAACGGCTGTCAGGCGATCAGCACCTTCAACGTCACGCTGCATCCCGTCCCTGCCGTGGAGCTCGGCCCTGATCTGAACGTCTGCGGCAACGCGCCGCAAACACTGAATGCCGGCAACACAGGCGCCGCCTATACCTGGAGCACCGGGGATCAGACGCAGGCCATCAACGTGTCGGTCAGCGGCAACTACAGCGTAACGGTGACCACGCCGCAAGGGTGCAGCGCCAGTGATGCGGTGAACGTGCAGTTCAATGCGCTGCCCGTGGATGCCTTGCAGGACGCGAGTGCATGCATCACATCGCCGCCGACCCTGGATGCGGGTAATCCGGGATCCAGCTATGCGTGGAGCACCGGTGCCACCACGCAATCGATCACGCCCTCGGGCAGCGGTGCCTACACCGTGACCGTGACCACCGCACAGGGCTGCAGCGCGAGCTTCGATGCCCTGGTGACACTGGCGCCGGAGATCAGCGTATCGCTCGGCAATGACACCACCATCTGCCAAGGACAGCCGATCCTGCTCGATGCGGGCAACGCAGGCGCCTCGTTCGCCTGGAGCACCGGAGCGCAAACGCAGAGCATCAGCACCGGCGAAGCAGGCAACTACTCCGTTACGGTGAGCAACGGCTACTGCGCGGCGACCGATGCCATCGCCATCGACGTAGCGCCCGCACCCGTGAATGCCCTGAGCGATGTGCTCCGCTGCGTCGGCGAGAGCGCCACGCTCAATGCAGGCAACGCTGGAGCGACCTACCTGTGGAGCACTGGCGTCACCACGCAATCGATTACGGTGAGCGCATCGGGCAGCTACTCGGTAACGGTAACGAATGCTGCAGGCTGCGCCGGAACCTTCAGCGCCAACGCCGAGTTCATCGCACCGCCTTCGGTGGAACTCGGACAGGACACGGTCCTCTGCGAAGGGCAGCTCCTGCAGCTGGACGCGGGCAACCCGGGTTGCACTTACCAATGGAGCAACGGCAGCACCTCCCGTGCAATCATGGTCGGAACACCGGGCACGTACTCCGTGACGGCGCACAACGGCGCCTGTTCGCGCTCGGATGCGATAACGGTGCATTTCAACCCTTCGCCAGCGCGCATGGCGGTGAATGAGTTCCACGCGTGCCTAGACGATGAGCCGCGCTATGTGGTGATCGATGCAGGCAATGCCGGCTCGCGGTATGATTGGAGCACCGGTGCCACTACGCGCGTGATCATGGCCAGCGCCTACGGCTGGTATTATGTGCACATCACCAACCAGTACGACTGCTCAACCGCCGATAGCGCCCGCGTGATCGAGCATTGCCCGGCCACCATCTTCATCCCGAACACCTTCACGCCCAACGGCGATGGCGTGAACGACATCTTCATCCCGCAAGGCAAGAGCATCGCCACCATGGTGCTGCGCATCTTCGATCGCTGGGGCGAGCAGCTCTTCGAGAGCGACGACCCGGCCGTAGGCTGGGACGGCACCTATGCCGGAGCGAACGTGCCGGACGATGTCTATGTCTGGCGACTCGAATACGCCTTCTTCCTGGACAAGGACGGCACCATCGGCGTTACGCAGAACCAGCTCGGCCATATCCAGGTGCTCCGCTAG
- a CDS encoding Ig-like domain-containing protein, with translation MSRAAAAALLAVIAAGCAQVREITGGAKDEQGPLLISGSPPPGSVRFTGDRFVMRFNERVQVKRPAAGLLVSPPIDPPPVIKLAGPREVEVRWTAPLKPGATYSFAVGEAVQDLTEGNPALGLDYAFSTGDALDSLIIGGSVVDAFTQAPQEGVRVLAYPPGATASFMQGRPLFATRTDKHGRFVLRHLPAQPLILRALKDLNGNYLFDLPAEEIAFLSGAANPGVEGDSLNRPIALRLFQEAGSEQRILSASITDDRAWRVVLAQPAERIAIRDLAREGGKLEWNAEWNAGRDSILLWPSDTTALGEGRYEVSTESGAIDTLRYRAIRPMPFRLAVRALDPGPSASAIRLLASRPLAAFDERLMKLRSEEIDLRFSIERDSTDRRALMITADGALPPKATLLLLPAALRDIYGGTNDTLRIAVGVASASSFGILRITVESETSWNGDGLLELLDARGLVVRRREGVRAGDRVDWEMIGPGNHSLRLIIDTDGNGRWSPGVMQSLQEPERVLLNSDPLQVRAGWDTGITWRIPAE, from the coding sequence ATGAGCAGAGCAGCGGCGGCCGCTCTGCTCGCCGTGATCGCGGCAGGATGCGCACAGGTGCGCGAAATCACCGGTGGCGCCAAGGATGAGCAAGGCCCGCTGCTGATCAGTGGATCGCCCCCTCCGGGCAGCGTCCGTTTCACCGGCGACCGGTTCGTGATGCGCTTCAATGAGCGCGTGCAAGTGAAGCGGCCGGCGGCGGGACTGCTGGTTTCACCGCCGATCGATCCACCTCCCGTGATCAAGCTCGCCGGGCCAAGGGAAGTGGAGGTGCGCTGGACGGCACCGCTGAAGCCCGGCGCCACGTACAGCTTTGCCGTGGGCGAGGCGGTACAGGACCTCACGGAAGGGAATCCGGCGCTTGGGCTGGATTACGCCTTCAGCACGGGCGATGCCCTGGACAGCCTGATCATCGGCGGCAGCGTCGTGGATGCGTTCACCCAAGCGCCGCAAGAAGGCGTACGGGTGCTCGCATACCCACCGGGCGCCACCGCGTCATTCATGCAAGGGCGCCCGCTCTTCGCCACTCGCACGGACAAGCATGGCCGCTTCGTGCTGCGCCATCTGCCCGCGCAGCCTCTCATCCTGCGCGCGCTCAAGGACCTCAACGGCAACTACCTGTTCGACCTGCCCGCCGAAGAGATCGCCTTCCTGTCCGGTGCGGCGAATCCGGGCGTTGAGGGCGACAGCCTCAATCGCCCGATCGCCCTTCGCCTATTCCAAGAAGCAGGCTCCGAGCAGCGCATCCTCTCCGCTTCGATCACCGACGACCGAGCGTGGCGCGTGGTGCTCGCGCAGCCTGCGGAGCGCATTGCCATCCGCGACCTTGCGCGAGAAGGCGGCAAGCTCGAATGGAACGCCGAGTGGAACGCCGGGCGTGACAGCATCCTGCTCTGGCCCTCGGATACCACCGCACTGGGCGAAGGCCGCTATGAGGTGAGCACTGAGTCGGGCGCAATCGACACGTTGCGCTATCGCGCCATCCGGCCGATGCCGTTCCGATTGGCCGTGCGGGCCTTGGACCCAGGGCCATCAGCATCCGCCATACGACTGCTGGCTTCACGCCCCTTGGCCGCATTCGATGAGCGACTCATGAAGCTGCGGTCCGAAGAGATCGACCTTCGATTCTCGATTGAACGTGACAGCACCGATCGGCGCGCACTGATGATCACGGCGGATGGGGCCTTGCCGCCCAAGGCAACGCTCCTCCTGCTTCCTGCTGCGCTGCGTGACATCTATGGCGGCACCAATGACACGCTGCGGATCGCAGTCGGCGTAGCGTCCGCTTCGTCGTTCGGGATCCTGCGCATCACCGTTGAATCCGAAACGAGCTGGAACGGCGACGGGCTCTTGGAGCTGCTCGATGCGCGGGGGCTCGTGGTCAGGCGGCGGGAAGGCGTTCGTGCTGGAGACCGCGTGGATTGGGAAATGATCGGACCGGGCAACCATAGTTTGCGCCTGATCATCGACACGGATGGCAATGGACGTTGGAGCCCCGGTGTGATGCAATCGTTGCAAGAGCCTGAACGGGTCCTTTTGAATTCCGACCCGCTTCAGGTAAGGGCCGGCTGGGACACGGGGATCACGTGGCGCATACCGGCCGAATAA
- a CDS encoding GAF domain-containing protein has product MTTPSKNNSAERVAFYDALGPQWKELLDDERDLIAAMANFSALLRETFGWHWVGFYRVVGAELVLGPFQGPVACTRIPFGKGVCGTAWKEERTQVVPDVERFPGHIACSPHSRSEIVVPLRDSDGRIAAVLDIDSAELDDFGTVDVHGLEALCETLQPLFE; this is encoded by the coding sequence ATGACCACTCCCTCGAAGAATAACTCCGCCGAGCGCGTTGCCTTTTACGATGCACTGGGCCCTCAATGGAAGGAACTGCTCGATGATGAACGCGACCTGATCGCCGCCATGGCGAATTTCTCCGCTTTGCTCAGGGAGACCTTCGGCTGGCATTGGGTGGGCTTCTACCGCGTGGTAGGGGCGGAACTCGTGCTGGGGCCGTTCCAAGGGCCGGTGGCCTGCACCCGAATCCCTTTCGGCAAAGGCGTGTGCGGCACGGCCTGGAAGGAGGAGCGCACGCAAGTGGTGCCCGATGTGGAGCGCTTCCCCGGCCACATCGCGTGCAGCCCGCATTCGCGCTCGGAGATCGTGGTGCCGCTACGCGACAGCGATGGCCGGATCGCCGCGGTGCTTGACATCGACTCTGCTGAGCTGGATGATTTCGGCACCGTTGACGTGCACGGGCTGGAGGCATTGTGCGAGACGCTGCAACCGCTCTTCGAATGA